Within Nematostella vectensis chromosome 1, jaNemVect1.1, whole genome shotgun sequence, the genomic segment TGTTTTACCTGATGCCACAACTCATAGAGCTTTAAAAGTTTCTGTCGAGAGAGATGAAATTATGAGTCAGCCCTGGAGGACAgataaaacaaacaggaaacaagaggggaggggtacaaTAAATGCCTGTCATTTTCACGATTCACGATAAACGGATCACGAAAATAACCTTTACCGCCCCTGATCTCCAGGGGCTGTTCACAGAAAGATGACTTAGctgataatgaaaataatatatataatgcatatAATATCttgattttaaatatttatacttagaaatggtggtaaaattgtGCAAACCTCCTGTCTTTCTTTGGCTGCCCTTTCTTCTTCTTGCTTCTTTTTCAAAGATGCCGCTTTTGAGATCTTCTTGGAGTGAGTGGTAGTTGAATTCGCACTTAGTAATCttggtttacaaaaaaagaaatgcttGTCACTAACGGCATTTAGGGTTGCTGAGTAACAAACCTGAATAATTAGAACTAAGGCTGTGTTCAAGATGTTTAAAACTTAAACTGAGTCGGTTTTTGGCCAAAGCAAATTACGATGAGGACAAAATCTCGACCTTTTTCACGATCTTCTAATTAATGGAGAAGAAAGAGGCTCTTTCTTCACAATACGAATCTGCATTGAGCTTGATAAAAATCACGGAGTTATGTCTTTTCAATATTGCTTCAGCGGCAGCAAAAATTCCACAAGCAACAGACAACAATATCAGCAGGACAACAAATCAGTAACACTGCGTGCCATTAGAATATTCGAACGATCACTTACTTTTTTGATAGTTTGTGCGTGGTTTTCCTCGATTCCTCTGTGGCTGGAGTAAAAACAGCCGGCACGGACATTTTAAAGTCGTTATAGTTACATTTTATAGCTAATTTTCAAGAAACAGAAAGAAAGTAAACACCGAAGTCATTTCTACGTCGAGTGTTCACAAACATCGAGTCAAGGCCTCATGGCAATGTTACCATGGTAACACCTGGTTTCCGTagctttgttatttttataagaacgtccaggctTAGTTTCACcgaattttaagaacatgctaagaacatgcacAGGCTCAAATAGAAGCAAAATATTACTTTATTAgtctgatgcgttctaaaatgcagtgtCAAATTGGTTCATCAATACAACAACCTCTATTATTGCTATtggtcatttgtgtaattttcttcctaataattcattgggtactATATTTAAAAGCACTAaaatttaattaattaattaattaattaaaatttaatttaaaaataaaaaatccaTAAAAAATTTTGGTTGCTTTTTTATTACGGGGTCCCTGTGATAATACCTCGAAGGAGTCTGGTACTGAAATACTTTGCCGCTGCTCGTTTCACGCAGACGCCTCTAGGCTTAATCTTCCAATCAGAGGCCGCCAAATATGAAGGCCGCATTGGTAATGTGAAAAACTTCACCGGCTTTCCACTTCCTACGAAACATTTACGCACGAATTCTTATTGTATGTTGAACTAAAGAAAAACAGTCTAAAATCATGAAGCTTCAGGTTTTAGCAGCACTACAAGTTCTCGTATGTGTAGTGTTTTGGACGGCTGAGGCGGCGCTAAAAGAAGAAGAATGCGAAGGTACATAGAGATGTCACAGCTTCTTCTGATGTGATTCATGAATCGAAGATGTTTTGTTGAATAGAAACACTTTCTCCCATCTTCTCATCTTTTTATTGCATCAGCTTTAAGTAATTTTTGACAAGCCGTTGCTTTCGTTTCTATCAATTCTATGATTTGCCTTTGTAGAGTACGTTATCAATTAACTCTACTATTTTCATTCACATggcagaaatttttttttttcctgaattGATACGTAGCTGCAGTATTTACAAAGGGGTATAAACTTGATGCATCGATTGTAAAAAAAGTGTTTCAGCCTCGCAATGTTATTACTCAAAGCTAAGGAGATTCTTATTGATTAGTGGTACAGTGTACTCAGCTGGGGAAGTTTTTCTGTTCCCCCCTATGCACTGTGTGACACAACAGTGCAATTGTGTTCATGACATCACATGGATGCTTCGACTCATATTTCGTTTCATTTCCAGTTTGTGTCAAATTTCTTACAAAAGTGAAGAATTCATTAGATTCCAGTGAAGAGGGAAATGTTGATAAAATAGAAGCTAAACTGAAGAAGGCTTGTAAAAAGGCTAAGACAAAAGACAACAGATTTGTAAGTGTTTCTTCCTTTTAATTTAATCAAAAGAGCTAGGGAGATATGTATAACtcatattatatatttattcatatataaataacaacaataacaataacaacaacaatgatgatgataattatatCTTTTTATCGAGCTCATTGCAGAACAAAGTTAATTACACTGAATTTCAATTGAAATGACTTTGTATCAACATTTATAAAATAACGCCAGTGTATCTTGCACGCTGATTGGTCAAGAGCTTCAAATAAGCGTGTCTGTAAAAAATCCAAAGCCTTTAACCTTGCTAGTCAAAATCTCACTGGGTTACTGCTATTTAAATGCTGATTATTTTGCTGAAGGATCTCACTCTTCTTTTTTCGCAGTGCTATTATATAGGTGGTACTGAGGATGCAGCTACTGGTATGTTGCAATCTGTTACAAAGCCTATGAGTTACTCTAAACCTATAGAAAAAATCTGCCAAGACCTGAACAAGAAAGATAACCAGATCTGTCATCTACAGTATGGTAAGTGAAAATTCACAatcttttttacttttgtttctCTTTAAGTCACAGTTAGTCTAAGTTACACTAGTGGTCTATCATTAAtgctgcattctgattggttgacctaCAAATAGGCCATAAGCCCCCAAATAGCCAAACATTTTTGTCTATACAAATTGACCTAACTAGTGCAGaccatacccaggatttttctttttttccgggggagagggggggggggggggcctgGAAGGGgttgagttttctgataaaaatctgaccaccccctaccctgggtaccagagccccCAGACTTCTCTCatccagtgacgctcagccagttgctgcattttggctgagcgtcgctggacgagagaagtctggaggctcttgGTACACAGGGTAACCACCCCGAAtgacatatcaatcaatgactgtcgtttttctaaatgtgATGTTCTAAAACATTAGTTTTAACagaagtttttaaaacaatattGACTGATGTGataaaaaagggatttttaatGCCATACAGGACTTTTTGTGGATTTTTCCACAAAAAGTTTGACACATTATgatataccagagtgatctagaatgccAATTTATCTTGTGCTTTAAAGTTATATCTACAACTAGCATGTTTATTGCAGACTGGAAGTCGATTTTCTGccattgtggggggggggggtgcaaacgCAACCCGTGCACCCCctctgggtatgggcctgtaGTGTAATAAATATACTTACAGTATACTTAAGAAGGCCTGGAATCCTACATGaaaactaaaaatatatttactgtaataataataatgcttCTGCATTATCTCCAATCCATCACCttaaattttgtttgatataaaATCCTAAATATATAAAGCAGTATAAATGACACCTTCAGGCGTTTATGAGCTTCAATCTAATTTACAAAGCTGACCACATGAGCATTGATAGCCATTCTCTTTCAGAACAAAAGATTGATCTCAAGAATACGAACTTGAAGAAACTAAGGGTGAAGCAGCTGAAGAAGATCCTGAATGACTTTGATGAGCAGTGCCATGGATGTGTAGAAAAGGcagattttataaaaaagatagAAGATGTTATGAAAGACCACTCTGAGCTTTGAGGACAGCATAAACTTCTACAATTATCTTATTGTCAAAAATTCTTCTCATTCCAGCACCTCTCATTATATATCGTTTTTTTCCATTAGACCATTTTATGAAAGACAACTGTTTATTACAATTGCCTTCCATGCATTATAAAAATATTCCTATATTTTACATAGGATCCTTTCATAAAAAACTCTTCCAATTCCATAGGATTTATTTAAAGAAACATGAATGTTTCTGATGATGTTCAAGGTTTTACATTTGCAAGCACAGTATGAGATTTCTATATCTACTTAACAGTGAATGGTGTATTGTTAGCTATAAATAGAAATTGTAGTTAACCTGGACTGCAAATATTACTGTTTGTATACAATAAACAAGGAATTTTGCATGCCGTATTGATAAAGAGACCCTCATTGCATCACATCAATCTCGCGCTATGTCAGGGCTCTCGAGGATTCCCCTAAAATCGTCCCAGGATGCTGTTCGCTTTTCAATCCTACGCGCAACGTAAGAATGGCAAATAGTGCAGAGCCCACAAATGGAATTTACACCCACaaatgtagaaaaaaaacgcAATTGTAATAAGAAGCTGCCCACAAATGTAGTTTCTATTGGAGCATTGTTGCGCTCAGTCTGAGTGAGAGCTCTAGAGGCATAGGCAATGGGGTGTCCCTCTTGTGAAATGACTGCCCCCAGGCCTATGTTGGAAGTGTCACTTTCAATGGTTACCTCTTTGTTGATATCATAATAGTGTAATACCGGTGCTTTGGTGATCATCATCTTGATCTTCTCAAAGGCTTCCTGATGCTGTGGCAGCCAGTCAAACACTGCGTCCTTGTCAGTCAGACGTCGGAGAGGTTCTGCAACCGTGCTTAGCTGAGGAAGGAATTTGGACAAGTAAGTGACAACACCAATGAGGCGCTGGACGCCTGCAATATCAACAGGCTGCGGCATCTCACAGATGGCTTTCACTTTATCTGGATCAGCAGAGATTCTGTCTGCGCTAAGGACATGTCCTAAGTAGGTCACCCTGTCCAACTTGAATTTGAGCTTCTTTGGGTTGAGCTTCAGGTTGTGTTCTCTGCATCTATCCAGTAGGTCTTTGAGAGCCGCATCATGACATGCCATTGCTTCTTCTTCTGTTTCACCCGTTCCATagatgatgatgtcatcatGGACTGCTGCGATGTTTGGAAGGCCTTCAATACATTCATTGATTCTGCGCTGGAACTCTTCTGGGGCGGACTTGATCCCGAATGGCATTCGCAACCACCTGTAACGGCCATAAGGTGTCCAGAATGTTGTGAGGTAGCTTGATGGCTCGTCCAAGACAACTTGCAGAAATCCATCTTTTGCAGCGACTACTGAGAATACCTTGGCATTGTTCAGTTTGGGTGACACTTCGTCAATAGTTGGAGTTGGATAATGGTTTCTAATTATGGCCTTGTTCAACTCTGATGGGTCTAGGCATACTCGTAGCTTGTTTGGCTGTCGGACTACCACCATGCTGCTTATCCATGGCGGTAGTTACTTTAGCGATTACTCCCATTTCCTCAAAATCCTCAATCTTCTTCTTCAATTCATCCTGTACTGGGATAGGGACACGCCTGGGATTGTTCTGCTTGGGTTTCACAGTTGGATCTGTTTCTATGTGGTATGTACCCGTCAGCCTTCCAAGTCCACTGAAGACATCCTTGTAGTCATGTAAGACATGCTGTTTTGTAAGGGGTTCTTTTGGACCTGGCTCTATTTGGTGGACACATTCTTCATTGAATTCAAGAAGCTTAAGTGCTTCGCAGACTCTGCCTGAGAGTAATGACGTTGGTGCCTCTTTGATTATCTGGGAGTGAACCTTTCTTCTGATCCCATTTGCTGTGCAGTGAAGCTTGACTTGCCCCATAGGTTTGATGGTTGACTGATTGTAGGCTCGCAGCTCAGTTTGGGACTGCTCGGGCTGCTTCTTGGTCAGCTTATTGTAGTCGTTAAGGGATAGTGTGCTGCATGTTGCTCCGGTATCAAGCTGAAATTTGATTGACTGCCTGGCCGTCTTATCTCCTGTCACAGCTAACACTCGTGCAAAATACTGCCTTTTCTTCTGGTTTGACTGAATGGTATACAGGCTGTCATTGCTGGAgaattcatcatcatcgtcactgCATGAGCTCTCTTCTAGTTGGTGTACGTTTTGTTTACCTCTTCTAGCCTGCTTGCCTGGCTTCTATTGAGGCTGGCTCGCTATATGATCTTGACGAGTGGACATGCAAACTCTAGCAAAGTGATTCTTCTTGCTGCATTTACTGCAGACCTGCCCAAATGCTTTGCATTTTCCAGCGGCATGGCTGTCACCACAGTACTTGCATTCTGTGATCTGCCTCGGCTTTGATTTGGACTTGTTTATCACCCACATTTACACCATAACCttacaaattttaaatcgacctccgcaccactaccattttaacacacacagacccatcacgctaaattataagccttatctactccacatccccctcaccaccactcttacctatacaccgtaccaatttttcccccaccaacacagccattagccatctccctactacaccatattattattattattattattattattattattattattattattattattattattattattattattattattattattattattattattattattattattattattattattattattattattattattattattattattattattattattattattatataataataataataaaaaaaacggaaCATTGAGGAGCTTATTCGAGAGGGCAGGACTATACAAAGGGGTCTTGTGCAGTTCCACCGAAAAAAGGATGCTCCCCAGAACACAGCAAAAGTGTTTGCGAAGCTCGTTATGGAAGGGCAAATAAACTCCGCCTTGCGTTATCTCACTGAAAGTGTTTGCGGAGGTGTCTTATCCTTGACGGACGACGTAATGAGGCAGCTACAGGAGAAGCATCCTAATGCACAACCTGCTAAGTTGGGATCCCTGTTGTTTGGCCCAGCAGAAGATGTACACGAGTCAATCTATAGTGAGATCACAGGGGGAATGATAAGAGAGGCAGCATCGAGAACTAAGGGCGCTGGAGGACCATCTAATGTAGACGCGCACGGTTTTCAAAGAATCCTCGCCAGCAAATCATTCAAGAAATCAAGCTCGGACCTGTGCGACGCACTCGCCTTGCTTACCCGTCGTTTATGCACAGAGTACACCGATCCTATGACTATCGAACCGATACTAGCGAGTCGCCTTATCCCACTAGATAAAGGCAAAAGTGAGGTCCGACCAATAGGTGTAGGAGAAGTGTTGAGAAGAATCATTGGCAAGTGCGTAACGAAGGTGCTCAAGCAAGACATAGTGGAGTCGAGTGGCTCGCTTCAGGTGTGCGCCGGGCAAAAATCGGGGAGTGAGGCTGCGGTCCATGCAGTATATAATCTATTCCAACATGAACAGACAGATGCTGTGATGTTAATAGATGCTTCAAACGCATTTAACTCGGTCAATCGAGCTGTCGCCCTTCATAATATTCGGGTCCTGTGCCCAACGCTGGCCCCTTTTGTAATTAACACCTACCGCCTACCAGCACGGCAGTTTGTAGCGGGAGGCAAGGAGCTTGTATCAGCTGAGGGCACAACTCAAGGTGATCCGCTCGCAATGAGCATGTATGCCCTCAGCTTACAACCACTCATATCTCGCCTACAAGCAGCAACTCAAGTCAACCAATGCTGGTTCGCAGATGATGCAACAGGATGTGGGTCACTGGATGACGTCAGGCAGTGGTGGGATACCCTTCAAAGTTCGGGACCGGATTTAGGATATTTTCCTAATGCTGTGAAGTGTTGGCTCGTAACTAAGCCCGAGAAAGAGGAATCTGCAAGGAAAATCTTTGAAGGAACTGGAATCAATATCACTACGGAAGGTCGCAAGCATCTTGGAGCGGCGCTCGGTTCCAGGCCCCATCTTGAACAGTACGTGGATAGCAAAGTTGATGAGTGGGTGGGGCAGGTGACAAAACTCGCTGAATTTGCAGTTTCGCAACCTCAAGCCTCCTACGCAGCGTATACGTTTGGCTTGAAGCACCGTTGGACGTATTTTTTGAGAACTCTGCCGGATATAGAGGATCTATTGTTGCCTCTAGAACGTGCCATACCAGACACCTTGATACCCTCTCTAACAGGGCGCACGTGTACTCAGGCAGAACGTGATCTCCTCGCCTTGCCAGTGAGGTTTGGAGGCCTGGGTATAACAAATCCCGCTGATGAGGCTTCTCTCGAATTTACAGCTTCAACGAAGGTCTGTGGTCCGCTTGCAGAACAGATAAAACAGCAAACGCATGTGCTGCCGTGTGACGATGCCATACAAGAAGCACAGCAAGAGGCGCGCAGAGAGAAGAACGAGTACCTGAAGTCTAGATGCGCGGAGGTGAAAAGCTCTTCACCTGTTAATATGCTAAGAGCAGTGGACCTTGCTACTCAGAAAGGGGCTTCAAGTTGGCTTACCGTTCTGCCATTAAGAGAGATGAGCTTTGATCTCAACAAACGAGAATTCAGAGACGCTCTAGGTTGAGATACGACTGGGAGATCCCCGAGACACCATCTATCTGCGTTTGCGGGGACACATTCGACGCAGATCACGCAATGATTTGCAAGAGAGGCGGGTTTGTAATCCAACGCCACAACGAGCTGAGGGATTTGGAGGCGGAATTGCTGAGTCTGGTGTGTAAAGATGTGCAAACAGAGCCTGTTCTACAGGACATCACAGGAGAAGAGCTTAACATGGGAGCTAATACCGCTCGAGACGCACGACTGGACATTGTAGCAAGAGGTTTCTGGGAGAGGCAGAGGCAGACATTTTTTGATGTACGAGTTTGCCATGCTAATGCTGAATCCTATAGAGACATGAACATTGACCAGATATTTAGGCAACATGAAACAGAAAAGAAGCGTCAGTACGCTACTAGAGTGTTAGAAGTAGAGCAGGCCACTTTCACACCATTAGTGTTTGGCTCGACAGGGGGAATGGCAAGCGAATGCCAACAGTTTCACTCCAGGCTAGCGGAGCTCATTGCCGAGAAGAAGGGAGAATTATACTCAACAACCATGTCCTGGATCCGTGCAAAAGTTTCGTTCGCCATTTTAAGATCTGCCCTTCTGTGTCTACGTGGTTCAAGGAGCCCAAGGCGAGCACATGTAAATATATATGACAATGACTTTGAAATTCAGAAACAGagagcaaatattttttaaatgtatttttgtattttttttaatcacgaTTTTTAATAGTATAGCtcaattttgtaaataatcaAATTCTAATGAGTCAAGAAAAAtcatttataaaagaaatatttagtAATTCTAAAATTGTAAATTGAGTTGTTTAAGTAAGTTacaataaagttattattattattattattattattattattattattattattattattattattattattattatttttttttttttttctttttcacctacccaccacactaccacaacctattctatagtcccactttatcttttcaccaccctccaccaccttctagtctaacctatccaccttttcaccgtaattacattactaccatctccactctacattAACCTTAttagccatccttcaccatcactctccaacatcaccataccatatgatcacacccacctcactaccacaccactttaggcccctacgtcttggtacgaatacccgatccaaaccaaaaacaaaaaaaagggtTTGCTAAAACAAACTCATATATATACCTTTTCCACTCGCAGTGAGCCTGGGGTTACCTTTCGTGGCTAAAACATCACAAGAAATACACAGCTGTTGAACTCAACAACTGAAGTCCGCCATTTCTTCAAGCCAGAAAGGGGTCGGAGCAAACCCTTTTATACCGGAACTCCGTGTTGAACTCCATTTTCTTTCCATTTTCTTTTCACCCCCGACATGCCCACGAGgcatttcaaataaggttatacagcacagggagcccatccCAATATATTACTGttagccccccctccccccagcaGAGCAGAGCTAGTACAATAC encodes:
- the LOC5520440 gene encoding mesencephalic astrocyte-derived neurotrophic factor homolog isoform X1, producing the protein MKLQVLAALQVLVCVVFWTAEAALKEEECEVCVKFLTKVKNSLDSSEEGNVDKIEAKLKKACKKAKTKDNRFCYYIGGTEDAATGMLQSVTKPMSYSKPIEKICQDLNKKDNQICHLQYEQKIDLKNTNLKKLRVKQLKKILNDFDEQCHGCVEKADFIKKIEDVMKDHSEL
- the LOC5520440 gene encoding mesencephalic astrocyte-derived neurotrophic factor homolog isoform X2; the protein is MKLQVLAALQVLVCVVFWTAEAALKEEECEVCVKFLTKVKNSLDSSEEGNVDKIEAKLKKACKKAKTKDNRFCYYIGGTEDAATGMLQSVTKPMSYSKPIEKICQDLNKKDNQICHLQYEQKIDLKNTNLKKLRVKQLKKILNDFDEQCHGCVEKADFIKKKNRRCYERPL